One genomic segment of Hugenholtzia roseola DSM 9546 includes these proteins:
- a CDS encoding UDP-2,3-diacylglucosamine diphosphatase, translated as MRRKVELLVFSDVHLGTYGAKAEALLQYLHSIEPQVVVLNGDLIDGWQFSRSYFPKAHVQVLRQLLDWAAQGKRMYYVAGNHDEMMRKFIGLRLVNVEICNKVKLNLDGKTAWFFHGDVFDVTMQHSKWIAQWGAKGYAFLIFLNKIVNFFSKKLGFGKISLSKRIKESVKKRVKSSKQIKHSFEQTAADIALAQGYDYVICGHTHQPLMRTFQREGKQVCYLNSGDWVENLTALEYRQGSWHLYQYGQDLETQAIDIEPLMENMDLKVLFGQMVGEVVGAEFEKIK; from the coding sequence ATGAGGCGTAAGGTAGAACTTTTGGTATTTTCCGATGTCCATTTGGGTACGTATGGCGCAAAGGCGGAAGCCCTATTGCAGTATTTACACTCGATAGAGCCGCAGGTAGTAGTCCTCAATGGCGACCTTATCGACGGCTGGCAATTTAGCCGCAGTTATTTTCCAAAAGCCCATGTGCAGGTCTTGCGCCAACTTTTGGATTGGGCTGCACAGGGCAAGCGCATGTACTATGTGGCAGGCAATCACGACGAGATGATGCGCAAATTTATTGGCTTGCGCTTAGTCAATGTAGAAATTTGCAACAAAGTCAAACTCAATTTAGACGGCAAAACGGCGTGGTTTTTCCATGGCGATGTCTTCGACGTAACCATGCAACATTCCAAGTGGATTGCCCAATGGGGCGCAAAGGGCTATGCCTTTCTTATTTTTCTCAATAAAATCGTCAATTTTTTTTCAAAAAAATTAGGCTTTGGCAAAATTTCACTTTCCAAAAGAATCAAGGAAAGTGTCAAGAAAAGAGTGAAATCTTCCAAACAAATCAAACACAGTTTTGAGCAAACTGCCGCCGACATCGCCTTAGCACAGGGCTACGATTACGTCATCTGCGGACACACGCATCAGCCTTTGATGCGCACTTTTCAAAGAGAAGGAAAACAGGTCTGCTATCTTAATTCGGGCGATTGGGTAGAAAACCTAACGGCTTTGGAATACCGTCAGGGCAGTTGGCATCTCTATCAATATGGGCAGGATTTGGAAACGCAAGCGATTGATATAGAGCCGCTTATGGAAAATATGGACTTAAAAGTCTTATTCGGACAAATGGTAGGCGAGGTAGTAGGTGCAGAATTTGAAAAAATAAAATAA
- a CDS encoding cytidine deaminase, with the protein MPDIKTIVSLFEVYERENDLKAADLALLQAARTASATAYAPYSQFWVGAAIRYSTPEKGLDLTKSQIFIGSNQENAAYPSGLCAERTAIFALSAQQPQNHIWAVAIAARKSGTEVFLPISPCGACRQSLLEYEKKQGQPIRLIMETEGGQILIAPSIASLLPVQFSAESLH; encoded by the coding sequence ATGCCCGACATCAAGACTATCGTAAGCCTTTTCGAGGTATATGAGCGCGAAAACGACCTAAAAGCCGCCGACCTTGCCCTCTTGCAGGCAGCCCGCACTGCCAGTGCCACTGCTTACGCGCCCTACTCCCAATTTTGGGTAGGGGCAGCCATTCGCTATTCTACCCCTGAAAAAGGTTTGGATTTGACCAAAAGTCAGATTTTTATAGGCAGCAATCAGGAGAATGCCGCCTATCCTTCGGGTCTTTGTGCAGAAAGGACGGCGATTTTTGCACTTTCGGCACAGCAGCCACAAAACCATATTTGGGCGGTTGCGATTGCCGCTCGCAAGTCGGGGACAGAGGTATTTCTGCCGATTTCGCCCTGTGGCGCATGCAGGCAGTCGCTTTTAGAGTATGAAAAAAAACAAGGGCAGCCCATTCGCCTGATTATGGAAACAGAAGGGGGGCAGATTCTGATTGCGCCTTCTATTGCGAGCCTGCTGCCTGTGCAATTTTCGGCTGAAAGTTTGCACTAA